DNA sequence from the Manihot esculenta cultivar AM560-2 chromosome 11, M.esculenta_v8, whole genome shotgun sequence genome:
ATTATATAGGTTTAGTACTGACGATGATGGGCCAAGCCAGAGCCACTGTCACGTCACACGTGCACTTGGGTGGATTCTTCACTTGAATCACATGCTCGGAAATTCTCCGATGCCAAATTTCACCCACAAAGCGTTAGTTCCAACAACTTGTAGTAGGACACGTCAAACATTTTCTTCCTTCTTCTACTGTTGGAGATTGCCGTTACTGGCCAACTTGCGCTTTcccattataaaaatttatgcaGTGTATGTTTGTTTcctttattattgttattattattttatgcatCTTAATTTGGGCCAAATTCGGTGAAGGTATCCTTGCTTTCCTCGACGCTTCGATCCCTCTTTGTCCATGTCTCCCACctcatttctttattttaaaccaATAGTTTTCACTTCCATTCAACACTTTTAAGTCCTTCTTGCTCATCTTTCTCTTTAATGGGGACTCTTCTCCGGTTATTTTCACCTCCTCCTACTAAAGCTTCTCACATAAACCATATAAAGAACCCTGTCTCTGTTTTCTCTTCTCCAACACCCACTATCACGTTTTCAAGAAATTCAAACTGCAGAATCCGCAgcagcaagtttggaagctttcTTGAATTGAAACCCGAATCAACACCTGACTTCTTAGATTTTGATCTCTCCTGGTTTGATCCGGCTGCTCGATCCCGCTTTGATGTCATCATTATTGGTACCGGACCGGCTGGCCTCCGCCTCGCTGAGCAAGTTTCAGGCTATGGAATTAAGGTATGCTGCGTTGATCCTTCACCACTTTCGATGTGGCCTAATAATTACGGTGTCTGGGTTGATGAGTTTGAAAGCTTGGGGCTTTTAGATTGTCTGGACAAAACATGGCCTATGGCTTGTGTATTCATAGATGATCACAAGACCAAGTACTTAGACCGACCCTATGGTCGTGTTAGTAGGAAGAAATTGAAGACGAAATTAATTGAGAAGTGTGTCTCAAATGATGTTAAATTTCATAAGGCTAAGGTTTGGAAAGTGGAACATGAAGAGTTTGAGTCTTCAGTTATTTGTGATGATGGGAATGAGCTTAAAGCAAGCTTAGTTGTGGATGCAAGTGGTTTTGCTAGTCCTTTCATCCAGTATAATAAGCCAAGGAACCATGGGTATCAGATTGCCCATGGTATATTAGCAGAAGTGGACTGTCACCCATTTGACTTAGACAAGATGATTCTCATGGATTGGAGAGATTCCCATATGGGAAATGAACCTTATTTGCGAGCAAGCAATTCAAAATTTCCAACCTTTTTGTATGCCATGCCATTTGATtccaatttgatatttttagaaGAGACTTCTCTGGTCAGTCGGCCTGTGTTATCCTACATGGAGGTGAAGAGAAGGATGGTGGCGAGGTTGAGGCATTTAGGAATCAGGGTGAAGAGAGTAATAGAAGATGAGAAATGTTTGATTCCAATGGGAGGACCCCTTCCTAGCATCCCACAAAGTGTGATGGCTATTGGTGGAACTTCAGGGGTAGTCCACCCATCAACTGGGTATATGGTGGCTCGAACAATGGCCTTAGCCCCAGTTGCGGCTGATGCCATTGCAGAGTGCCTTGGCTCAACCAGAATGATAAGAGGAAAGCCACTTTATAATAGAGTGTGGAATGGGTTGTGGCCACTGGAGAAGAGGTGTGAAAGAGAATTTTA
Encoded proteins:
- the LOC110626113 gene encoding capsanthin/capsorubin synthase, chromoplastic codes for the protein MGTLLRLFSPPPTKASHINHIKNPVSVFSSPTPTITFSRNSNCRIRSSKFGSFLELKPESTPDFLDFDLSWFDPAARSRFDVIIIGTGPAGLRLAEQVSGYGIKVCCVDPSPLSMWPNNYGVWVDEFESLGLLDCLDKTWPMACVFIDDHKTKYLDRPYGRVSRKKLKTKLIEKCVSNDVKFHKAKVWKVEHEEFESSVICDDGNELKASLVVDASGFASPFIQYNKPRNHGYQIAHGILAEVDCHPFDLDKMILMDWRDSHMGNEPYLRASNSKFPTFLYAMPFDSNLIFLEETSLVSRPVLSYMEVKRRMVARLRHLGIRVKRVIEDEKCLIPMGGPLPSIPQSVMAIGGTSGVVHPSTGYMVARTMALAPVAADAIAECLGSTRMIRGKPLYNRVWNGLWPLEKRCEREFYSFGMETLLKLDLKGSRSFFDAFFDLDPYYLQGFLSSKLSLGELALLSLSVFGNASNSSRFDIVTKCPVPLVRMMGNLALETIL